One region of Apium graveolens cultivar Ventura unplaced genomic scaffold, ASM990537v1 ctg5263, whole genome shotgun sequence genomic DNA includes:
- the LOC141702514 gene encoding uncharacterized protein LOC141702514 produces the protein MDKTWILQDRDSLAFEMGVENFLIYAEENSEDRNKIPCPCGRCTNFKKFSIKTIRGHIYDNGFCLGYVHWVWYGETASTGPKSSSASCPPEEQAPDPPPEQASDEASEQDQEHVAASETVDVCEAAYNSSQYDNDSYQFRRFVADAEQPLYEGSDCTKLESMLKLHNWKSRFGITDSAFTDLLSSVGSLLPKDNVLPSNAYEAKKTLSNLGLEYIKFHSCPNDYVLYRGVHADATKCPKCRLSRWKLIKKGEERINLPAKVMWYFSIIPRFKRMFKSPSTAKLMCWHAQQRTQDGKMRHPADSPSWKNIDYRWPSFGSEPRNLPLALSADGVNPHNNGLSNRYSCWPVILVTYNLPPWLCMKRKFMMLSILVPGPHEPGNNIDIYLQPMIDDLKKLWKEGEPNMYDAYNKSFFTLKAVLMWTDK, from the coding sequence atggataagacatggatTTTGCAAGATAGGGATTCTTTAGCATTTGAAATGGGGGTGGAAAACTTCTTGATATATGCTGAAGAAAATTCTGAAGATCGTAACAAAATTCCTTGCCCTTGTGGACGATGCaccaattttaaaaaattctctaTAAAAACAATCAGGGGCCATATCTATGATAATGGCTTTTGTCTAGGTTATGTGCATTGGGTTTGGTACGGGGAGACTGCTTCTACGGGTCCTAAATCTTCAAGTGCTAGTTGTCCACCTGAAGAGCAAGCTCCAGACCCACCTCCTGAGCAAGCCTCTGATGAAGCGTCAGAGCAAGATCAGGAGCATGTCGCTGCTTCAGAAACTGTTGATGTTTGTGAAGCGGCATATAACTCGAGTCAATATGATAATGATTCATATCAGTTTAGGAGGTTCGTAGCCGATGCTGAGCAACCTCTATATGAGGGTAGTGACTGTACTAAGTTAGAGTCGATGTTGAAGTTGCATAACTGGAAATCTAGGTTTGGTATTACCGATAGTGCCTTCACTGACCTCCTTTCTTCTGTTGGGTCTCTACTTCCCAAAGATAATGTGTTACCTAGTAATGCATATGAAGCAAAAAAAACCCTTTCCAATTTAGGTCTAGAGTATATAAAGTTCCATTCATGTCCGAATGACTATGTACTGTACAGGGGTGTACATGCTGATGCAACCAAGTGTCCTAAGTGTCGACTTTCTCGGTGGAAGTTGATAAAGAAAGGTGAAGAGAGGATTAATCTTCCAGCCAAAGTCATGTGGTATTTTTCAATAATTCCTAGATTTAAACGTATGTTTAAATCTCCTTCCACCGCTAAACTAATGTGTTGGCATGCGCAACAGCGGACACAAGATGGTAAAATGCGACATCCAGCCGACTCTCCATCTTGGAAAAATATAGATTATAGGTGGCCATCCTTTGGCAGTGAACCGAGAAACCTTCCCTTGGCTTTATCGGCGGATGGTGTAAACCCGCACAATAATGGCCTATCTAATAGATATAGTTGCTGGCCAGTCATATTGGTGACTTATAATCTTCCTCCCTGGTTATGTATGAAAAGAAAATTTATGATGTTGTCGATATTGGTCCCTGGCCCGCATGAGCCTGGTAATAACATCGACATCTACTTACAACCGATGATTGATGATTTAAAAAAGCTTTGGAAGGAAGGGGAACCAAATATGTATGACGCGtataacaaatcatttttcactttaaaagcaGTTTTAATGTGGACTGATAAATGA